The stretch of DNA ACCCCTTTGCTTCAGAGATCACTCTGGACATGCCTACTCTGGACCAGCTGAGCGGACTGCCTCCCCATGTGCTGGAATACTACGCTAGCGACCCTCATGCGATTGCACGCGAGATTCTGCATCATTTCGGCTTTGTGATCGACACTCTGAGTATGTCTGACTGGAAGCTTGCTGAAGTGCAGATCCGGAACTCGTGGGGTGTGCCCACTTATAAGTACAGTCAATGGGTTGAGAAGAATGGTCTGTTGATTGCTCAGGTGGTCGGTGATCAGATTATCATGATCCCCAACAACCTGCAGCTCAATCGTCAGTCTGGAGCTCAGTCAAATGCCATTCAGCTGCAGAGTGAGGCTCAGGGTatcattctggagatgcaGTATCTCATGTGTCGGTCTGAAAAGGTGCGGGATATGCTTGGTAAGGTGAACTTGTCCCCTGAGGCATCTCCTGGCACCATGACTCCGGGGGAGGAGGGCTCCAAGAACGGTACCCCGAAGCTAGCAATTGAGGCCAAGATGGAGGGCCGAGTTGAAAGTCCTCAAGTTGAGTGGAGGGAGGACGTGGAGATTGCCCCAGAAGTTGAGCACAAGGGCGGAGCTGATGGTGATGAAAATGATGAGGAAGGTGATGAGAAATCCGAGGAGGGTGACAAGGGCGAGAGTGAGAATGAGAACGCAGGTATGGGGATGGAGCAAGATGGTGAGAACGAGAATGAGAACGAGAATGAGAACGAGAACAGCAAGGACAACAAGGCGAACGAAACCACCtccgaggtcaaggaggtcCCTGCTGGTGTTGAAATTGAACACAAGGAACATGTCGAAGAGGATAAGAGTGACGGGCCTGAGCCGAAGAAGGAAGATAAAGGCAAAGAGGTTGAAGACGACAAATAGGTTATATTTATTCATGGTATTTGAAAAACGTCGAGTATTGGTCTATAGTAATTAAGGAATTGTATGAGCTACTGAACATACTAGTACCGTATGTAGTTCACAGTTCTATGGGTCGTATAAACTTATATTTGCTAGTTACAATCGTGGTTTCATCCCATCTAGGGTATGATACTGTTCGCCTGCGCTAACTTCCTATTTGGCAAGTCGCTGGGCAGCCTTGAAAACGTCGGCAAgaacaccagcagcagtgacctcgtctccagcaccagctcCCTGGATGACCAGAGGGTTGGGGTATCGCTTGGTCTTGAAGGCGATAATGTTATCGGAGCCCTTGAGGGAGGCAAAGGGATGAGAGGCATCGTACTTCTGAATACCAACCTCGACCTTGCCGGTGCCCTTGTTGATGGAACCGACGAATCGGAGaaccttcttctcggcgaAAGCCTCGTCTCGAAGCTTAGCAAGGTCGGCGTCATACTCGgggagcttctggaggaacTCATCGGCGGAAGAGGCAGTCTCGAGGGGCTTGGGAATCAGGGACTGAACAGGGAAGGCAGTGGGAGACTCCACGTCGAAGCCAGAGAGTCGAGCCAGAATGGTGACCTTTCGGGCGACATCCAGACCATTGAGATCCTCTCGGGGATCGGGCTCGGTGTATCcgagctgcttggccttggtgacAACGTCGGAGAACTTAACGTCAGAGCCAGAGAGGGTGGAGAACTCGTTGAAGATGTAAGACAGAGTTCCGGAAACAATACCCTCGACGGTCTCGACCTCGTCACCGGTGGCAATGAGGTCATTGAGGGTAGAGATGACGGGCAGACCGGCACCGACAGTAGCCTCATGGTAGACAAGAGCGCCGGACTTCTCAGCGCCGCCGAAGATGGCCTCCCAGGTCTTAAGATcggaggagaaggccttcttgttgggGGTGGCAATGGAGATACCAGAGTTGACAAAAGTAGGGTACTCGTTGGCCAGGGCCtcgttggaggtgttgtcAACCAGAATGACGGGCAGAGGAGACTTCTTGAGGAAGTCGTTGATCTCGGTGAAAGACATGGCTCCGACGGGGGAGGAGTTGAGCTCGGACTCCCAGTTGGTCAGGGAGAGGGGCTTGAAGTCCTTGGAGATGAGGGTCTTAGAAGATCGAGCGATGAGAACGACATTGTAGGCAATGGAGGATTTGACGGCGGCAAGCTGGTTGATGAAGGCCTTTCCGACAAGGCCGGTTCCGATAATAGCAATGTTAACAGCCTTGGAcatggtggtgtgtgtaATTGAGGTGTGGATCAAAGATACCAGAGGTTAGATGATGACTCGATCCAGCTCACCAGTTAAGGTTGGAAGGTTACCGAAACTTCgccaagtcacgtgaattgGTTGGGAGCAAGTTCTCAGAGGATATCAATGCTACCGGAACGAACCTGTAATGAATATTCGAGCACTCGTAGAGTGTGCGAGTGTTTAACTAACCTTGCCATTTCTCCTCTATTGCCCTGTTTTTCCGATTCATTAGCTACCGTAtgttgtggtgatgatgtttCCTCCAGGGGCACAGTTTTACCGCCGTTGGATGGATAGATGAGAGCGATAGCGGAGGTAGTGGATAATCCCGTaatgttggtgttgtggtCATAATGGATGATAACTAGGGAAGGGATGATAATATATAATGAGAGAAAGATATTCTGTTTACTTCTTTACATAAATACTTCATGATGATACACCTTGAGTGTTCTCTCTGAATAGGCTTATTGTGTGTCGTATTACAGGGTTCACACGACCTTTCCGTCCACAAAACCAGTATGTGGAGGATGACTTGACGAGCCACGTTGTGAGCACATCTCAAGTCGAAATAGCAGGCTTGACATAGGCAAAAACAATCCAATAGCACGGGCTGTGCGGGTTCACAGACATAGTATTAGTGATGATTATTGACATCTCATCAGGTGCGGCGGTGAAGGGCATGTTGGAGTTTTGCATGGGTGTATATGTTCATTGGGCGAATGGTGCCTCCCCATGGAGGATTTCCATACAGTACTGTTAGAAAAAGCGATGTTGGAAGGTATTCATACGAAGAACCATTGAATCTTCAAGGTATGAACTTGTCAATTAAAAAAGTCCAGCTCAACTGATCTCAATCTTAGTTTGAATCACCGTACTTCGCTGTCTGAATTCGGCATATATCTGAAGTACCGTACGCTATAGCGTAAAGATGttcgtacagtacttgtacaagtgaTATTAAAAAAACCAAGAATTTTCTCAATTTACTGCATTCGAAAATTCGGTGCTCTCATTTTGAAGCTCTCATTTGTGTACCCCTCAGCCAAAttcaactacagtaaaATCAACTAATGAACTCAACTACCAGCACGACACATTCCGGAGAGACATGTCAGCACATCCACGTCCAGCATCGAGTGCGAAGAGCTGAAGGGTGTGGATCGCAGTATATATTCATCCATACTCTTGAGCATTGGGGGTTAAGAACTAAAGGCAATATTTGCCACTTTTACTGCTCAGAGTCTTCAGTTGACTAACCATTACGATTACCCCACATTTTCGGCAACCGACAGAAGCCGACAACCTCCATCCTAGCCGACAATCCTACAGTAAGTACGTAAGTCCATCGTCTTGACTTTGCATTTTCCATTTTCGCCGCTGTTCAAATTTGCACTTGTCGATTTTCAGAGTTGCTACTTACTCCACGGACGGCTCAACCATTTAGGAAATGTTTCTTCCGCATGTCCATCCAGCCGCGCACTTCCCCGGATCCAGGTCGTGAGCTGAGTTGACGCTAGAGTTAAACTCGTGTGGGGTACCAGACGGAAGTACAGGTAGAGAGCAACTTTCGGCTGTTGTCGTTCGTATCACATGACCACACTTCTGCTGTTGTCGTATACCCGTTCTATCTACACAAGCGCAGCCCAAATCCCCTGCCAAGTTCATTTCAGTTGTTCCCCTGAAGCAGGTTGGGGGGCTTGACGTCTTTTTTGACTGCTGCGGGGATGCACCGAGAGTTTATTACGACACTGCAGAGGAGTCAAACACCGTCTACAAAAAACTTCTCCTGTCTTGCACCAAACAGAGGTGGATCTAAAGCCgttgtctgtctgtctgtctgtctgtctgtctgtctgtctgtctgtctgtctctctctaacatacacacacactctctctctttcccTGTTTCATTTCGCAAGAATCCACTTCATCGGTTTCCTGTTACTGTCTCataactacagtacagtaccgaACGTGATCCATTCCAGTTCCTTGTCCACAGTGGGGGTCAATGTCTTACCACTATAATACATTATTGTACTATATTCTCATAAGCCATGGCACTGAGATGTTTAATACAACGAGTACACCTCTGCGATGTATCACTCTACGTTTGATCGCTTCTTCCCTCCTGCCGGTATAATAACAGCAATCACGTAGTTCGACcttcctcttctgtctTTGACTCACTCGCTGGCGTTCAATTTTGACCTTAATCTTCCCTCTGTGTGTGGGTGAGGTACGACTGAGACCTACTGTAAGGCAGGATAATGCTGACTCTGAGTGTCACGATCTAACTGAAACAGCTGCACAGAAAGAGAGAGTGAGACTGAATGGATTGGGTCTTCTGAGCTGCTGTGACCTCAGTATTTACTTGTGCCCATCAATACCGTGGTCATATCTTCATAATCGTGATTAGAAGACAACCTCATGATCTTCAGTAACATGTTTCACTTCGGAATGAatggtggaggtggtgttcAATAGGGTGGGGTCTTTGGATAAGTGATATGGTCAACTGCACCCCTAAAGAATGTGAATGTGTAGCTACTTTTTGATtttacaagtatgtacaggaTAATACAGGCATGTCTACGAttcttctcggcctcggtCTCGGGCCGATGTACTACTCATGTCGGCAAATTCAGAGGATTCAGTGAAATCAATTAATTGAGTGCGATAAATTAAGCTTGAGAAACGTTCTcaaaagaaggagaggcAGAGCCGGTGGTGGAGCCAACAGCGGACTCGGTGTTCTCCTCGACCACAGCCTTCTCGTTGGAGTTGTCGAAGGTCTGGTTGACACCCTGCTTTCGTCGGGTAAGAGCAGACTCTCGGGGCATTCGTCGGGCAATGCCAACAACATCCCAGGGAGTTCGGGGGTTGGACTCGGCGAAGATcttgtcaatctcctcgagAGATCGTCCAGCGGTCTCGGGGTAGAAGAAGTAGACCACGGGGACCATGGCGGCGTTGATGCAGGCGAAAATGATGTAAGTCTTCCACTTGATTGTATCGAAGGCAACGGGGGTGATCATGACGACCATGAAGTTGAAGACCCAGTTACCGGAGGTGGACAGACCGTTGGCGGGGGCTCGGATCTCCAGAGAGGTGATCTCGGCAGGGTACAGCCAGGTCATTCCGAGCCAGCCAATGGCGAAGAAGGTGTTAAAgacgaagaggaagacGGCAGCTGCAATACCAGCGCCAGAGTTGTCAAGTCCACCGTCCTCGGGAGGAGAAGCGGCGTAGACAGTTCCAGTAAGAATAGCCATGGTGCAAGCCTGACCAATGGCTCCGAACAACATGAGCTTTCGTCTTCCGAATCGCTCAATGGTGTAGAAGGCAACCCAGGAGGCGAGGAAGTACTCAGTACCGTTACAGGCAGCGAGAATTCGCGAGTTGGTGGCGTTCATACCAACAGATGTCTCGTAAATGTAGGCGGCGTAGTAGGTAATCAGGTTGATACCGGTAATCTGCTGCATGACCTGGTTCCAGTAGGCCAGCATGGTTCGGTggaagttcttcttcttgccaaAGGTGAAGAGCAGCTTCATCTGTTCCAAGAAGGGCAGCTCAGCACCCATCTGGAACTCTCCAGAGGCAATCTTCTCTCGAGCCTCGGATCCGTCAACACCAAGCTGGGCAAGCTGCTCCATCATGATGgactccttgacctcggcGATCTGGTCAATCACGTAAGGGTCATCAATAGGCACATCCTCGAGAGCAGAGAAGACACCAGCAGCCTCGTCGAATCGTTGCTTCTTGACAAGCCATCGGGGAGATTCGGGAAGAGACATGACGGTGAAGGTGAGgaacatggagaagatgatcTGGAAAGCAATAGGGAATCGCCAGTCGGCATCGTTGTTGACCCAGTAGAAGCCAAAATCGATCCAGTAAGAGAGGGCAATACCACCGGTGATAAGGGCACCCTCCATCATGACGAgagctcctcgtcgctCAGGCTTGGCACACTCGGACTGGAACATGGGAACAGTGGCGGTGATAAAACCGTTACCAACACCAGAAACAACTCGACCGGTAATGAACTGACCAAGAGAGTAAGAAGCACACTGCAGAATGGCACCAATAGTCATGATGATAGAGCCCCAGAAAATCATACGTCGTCGACCGAGTTTGTCTCCGGCCCACATGGTGAACAGAGCGCCGATCATACATCCAATCTCGTAAATACCGACAGACACACCCTggatggtggtgttgaacTTTCGGGTCTCCTCAGGAACGTAGTCGGAGGTGTCCATCTTGGGGAACTGGTGGATGAACCGGGGGAGGGTCAGCAGACCACCCATGACTCCCTGGTCGTATCCGAACAGCAGGAAACCCATACCGGCAATGAAGGCCACGGCTCGGTGGAGCTTCTGGCCTCGAAGACCCAGAAACTCGGTCTTGACCTCAGTGGAGGCTTGTGAAAACGCTAGCCAGTTTCGTCCCATGTTGAAGTTGTACTGAATAGCTATATGGAACAAGAGAAAACACGGGGAGGGCTCCCCGGATATATATAATGGATGATTCGCGTGAGCATTGTGATAGTCTGTGTTCAAACATGACATCATCATGCCGGTACCAAAGTTAGAATAGCGTTTAGACAAGGAGCGGTGTCATAACAAGCAGCGCCAAGAGGTGTAGCGGCATCCCAAAGGGGTGTGATTACACCTGTCGGTCTCGTTATCTTGCTACTTGGCAACGTTGGTGTTTTTCCCACAACTGTTTTCTACCTGTTTTTGAACAATTCTTTGAATTCCGTGAATTGGATGGGCATCACCAAAATGGCACGGCTACTAAGGAGTAGAGAAATACACCTGAGTTCCTCCCGTTTTACCCCCTTCCTCTCCCTAATCCTTAGGCTGTCTTCCCAACCTCTCTTTGCACCTTAAATGTTATAGCTCGAAGGGGACGCAGTTATTAGGGCCTATAGATGTGCTAGAAAGAATCTGAGATCTGGAATAAAATGAGTAGACGTTGGCGACTTGATTCCGATTTTCGCGGCTCATATTGGCCAACTATTCGGTTATATtaccacct from Yarrowia lipolytica chromosome 1D, complete sequence encodes:
- a CDS encoding uncharacterized protein (Compare to YALI0D01089g, similar to Saccharomyces cerevisiae HOM6 (YJR139C); ancestral locus Anc_4.374, similar to uniprot|P31116 Saccharomyces cerevisiae YJR139c HOM6 homoserine dehydrogenase) → MSKAVNIAIIGTGLVGKAFINQLAAVKSSIAYNVVLIARSSKTLISKDFKPLSLTNWESELNSSPVGAMSFTEINDFLKKSPLPVILVDNTSNEALANEYPTFVNSGISIATPNKKAFSSDLKTWEAIFGGAEKSGALVYHEATVGAGLPVISTLNDLIATGDEVETVEGIVSGTLSYIFNEFSTLSGSDVKFSDVVTKAKQLGYTEPDPREDLNGLDVARKVTILARLSGFDVESPTAFPVQSLIPKPLETASSADEFLQKLPEYDADLAKLRDEAFAEKKVLRFVGSINKGTGKVEVGIQKYDASHPFASLKGSDNIIAFKTKRYPNPLVIQGAGAGDEVTAAGVLADVFKAAQRLAK
- a CDS encoding uncharacterized protein (Compare to YALI0D01111g, similar to uniprot|P39932 Saccharomyces cerevisiae YDR536w STL1 member of the sugar permease family), which encodes MMMSCLNTDYHNAHANHPLYISGEPSPCFLLFHIAIQYNFNMGRNWLAFSQASTEVKTEFLGLRGQKLHRAVAFIAGMGFLLFGYDQGVMGGLLTLPRFIHQFPKMDTSDYVPEETRKFNTTIQGVSVGIYEIGCMIGALFTMWAGDKLGRRRMIFWGSIIMTIGAILQCASYSLGQFITGRVVSGVGNGFITATVPMFQSECAKPERRGALVMMEGALITGGIALSYWIDFGFYWVNNDADWRFPIAFQIIFSMFLTFTVMSLPESPRWLVKKQRFDEAAGVFSALEDVPIDDPYVIDQIAEVKESIMMEQLAQLGVDGSEAREKIASGEFQMGAELPFLEQMKLLFTFGKKKNFHRTMLAYWNQVMQQITGINLITYYAAYIYETSVGMNATNSRILAACNGTEYFLASWVAFYTIERFGRRKLMLFGAIGQACTMAILTGTVYAASPPEDGGLDNSGAGIAAAVFLFVFNTFFAIGWLGMTWLYPAEITSLEIRAPANGLSTSGNWVFNFMVVMITPVAFDTIKWKTYIIFACINAAMVPVVYFFYPETAGRSLEEIDKIFAESNPRTPWDVVGIARRMPRESALTRRKQGVNQTFDNSNEKAVVEENTESAVGSTTGSASPSFENVSQA